The following proteins are encoded in a genomic region of Haloarcula salinisoli:
- the aglM gene encoding UDP-glucose 6-dehydrogenase AglM, with amino-acid sequence MNVSIVGSGYVGTTVAACLADLGHEVTTIDIDEAIVDAINDGESPIHEPGLDELVAEHGGRRLRATTDYDAIRDTELTMLALPTPSNEDGSIDLQYMEAGAASVGEALADGDGRDEPHLVVTKSTVIPRTTDERLAPRIAEAGLERGTDFLVASNPEFQREGTAVADFLNPDKLVFGADDPRALAALGELYLPLREAAESEVSVVETGIAEAEMIKYANNTFLASKVSLINDIGNVCKEFDVDAYEVADAIGLDDRIGERFLRSGVGWGGSCFPKDTDAIIAAAREQGYDPAVLSAAVELNDAQPERLLALLDDHVDVRGEPVAVLGLSFKPGTDDIRNTRAVPVIEGLRERGADVVAYDPVATENMHEKYPDIEYADSAADALAGASGAIVVTDWDEFAALDSEFDAMKASVVVDGRRIVDRREGITYEGLTW; translated from the coding sequence ATGAACGTCAGTATCGTCGGCAGCGGCTACGTCGGCACCACCGTCGCGGCGTGTCTGGCCGACCTGGGCCACGAGGTCACGACGATAGATATCGACGAGGCCATCGTCGACGCTATCAACGACGGCGAGTCGCCGATTCACGAGCCGGGCCTGGACGAACTGGTCGCCGAACACGGCGGGCGTCGACTGCGGGCGACGACTGACTACGACGCCATCCGGGACACCGAACTCACGATGCTCGCCCTGCCGACCCCCTCGAACGAGGACGGCAGCATCGACCTCCAGTACATGGAAGCCGGCGCGGCGAGCGTCGGCGAGGCGCTGGCTGACGGTGACGGACGCGACGAGCCCCACCTCGTCGTCACCAAATCCACCGTCATCCCCCGGACGACCGACGAACGCCTCGCCCCCCGCATCGCCGAGGCCGGCCTGGAACGAGGCACGGACTTCCTCGTGGCCTCGAACCCCGAGTTCCAGCGTGAGGGCACTGCCGTCGCGGACTTTCTGAACCCCGACAAGCTGGTCTTCGGTGCCGACGACCCACGCGCCCTCGCCGCGCTGGGAGAGCTGTATCTCCCGTTGCGGGAGGCCGCCGAGAGCGAGGTATCCGTCGTCGAGACCGGCATCGCCGAGGCCGAGATGATAAAGTACGCCAACAACACGTTCCTCGCGAGCAAGGTCAGCCTCATCAACGACATCGGCAACGTCTGCAAGGAGTTCGATGTCGACGCCTACGAGGTCGCCGACGCTATCGGCCTGGACGACCGCATCGGCGAGCGGTTCCTGCGCAGCGGCGTGGGCTGGGGCGGCAGCTGCTTCCCGAAAGACACCGACGCCATCATCGCCGCCGCCCGCGAGCAGGGGTACGACCCCGCCGTCCTCTCCGCCGCGGTCGAACTGAACGACGCCCAGCCCGAGCGCCTGCTCGCCCTGCTCGACGACCACGTGGACGTGCGCGGTGAGCCCGTCGCTGTCCTTGGGCTTTCGTTCAAGCCCGGCACCGACGACATCCGCAACACGCGGGCGGTGCCGGTCATCGAGGGGCTGCGTGAACGCGGGGCCGACGTCGTCGCCTACGACCCCGTCGCGACCGAGAATATGCACGAAAAGTATCCCGACATCGAGTACGCCGACTCGGCCGCAGACGCGCTGGCGGGGGCCTCCGGTGCAATCGTCGTCACCGACTGGGACGAGTTCGCGGCGCTCGACAGCGAGTTCGACGCGATGAAAGCGTCCGTCGTCGTCGACGGCCGGCGGATCGTCGACCGGCGCGAGGGAATCACGTACGAAGGACTGACCTGGTAG
- a CDS encoding DUF4129 domain-containing protein: protein MNTERILSAGMAIVVIAAVGLSASTLSASMSTDPSDAVDVQWELLPLGEDSQGEIEAAAQDVDERYRQGDGGGDAKQPDSKAGDGSQEGQERGDPGDPESQNEQAGESDRRADSAGQQGDEQAGGSASNSDSGLAPGDWPLLLWLGLVLAVVILAYRYRERLRRAIWGDPADPGTDPLAPAPQNDVERAWVELVERAGVDRPRTRTPRDCARRAVERGFDPGQVDRLRRTFEDVRYGTQPPSDEQARLARETLASLDGERA from the coding sequence ATGAACACCGAACGGATACTCTCGGCTGGGATGGCCATCGTCGTTATCGCCGCTGTGGGGCTCTCGGCGTCGACGCTTTCGGCGTCGATGTCGACGGACCCGTCGGACGCGGTCGACGTCCAGTGGGAGCTGCTGCCGCTGGGTGAGGACAGCCAGGGGGAGATAGAAGCGGCCGCCCAGGACGTCGACGAGCGGTACCGCCAGGGCGACGGTGGCGGGGACGCCAAGCAGCCCGACTCGAAAGCCGGCGACGGGTCACAGGAGGGACAGGAACGCGGCGACCCCGGGGACCCGGAGTCCCAGAACGAGCAAGCTGGCGAGAGTGACCGCCGCGCCGACAGCGCCGGCCAGCAGGGCGACGAGCAGGCCGGTGGGTCGGCGTCGAACAGTGACAGCGGCCTGGCCCCCGGCGACTGGCCGCTGCTCCTGTGGCTCGGGCTCGTTCTGGCGGTCGTAATACTCGCCTACCGCTACCGGGAGCGGCTCCGCCGGGCCATCTGGGGCGACCCCGCTGACCCGGGGACCGACCCACTGGCACCGGCCCCACAGAACGACGTCGAGCGGGCGTGGGTCGAGCTGGTCGAGCGGGCGGGCGTCGACCGGCCCCGCACGCGTACCCCGCGTGACTGTGCCCGCCGCGCGGTCGAGCGAGGGTTCGACCCGGGACAGGTCGACCGGCTCCGTCGGACCTTCGAGGACGTGCGCTACGGGACCCAGCCCCCGAGCGACGAACAGGCCCGCCTCGCCCGCGAGACACTCGCCAGCCTCGACGGTGAGCGCGCGTGA